Proteins from one Pseudomonas sp. KBS0710 genomic window:
- a CDS encoding DUF2059 domain-containing protein, translated as MTRLRAICTAVALVCASGQVFADTASHNASAEAFLTLAHADKLGTPVYMQVQQMFAQRFEQTKAPAAKQSVLDSYQAKANAALDQAIGWPKLKPDMVKLYTTNFSESELKDLVAFYQSPLGKKVLEKMPQLTQQSAQMTQAKLESAVPVVNKLLEDMTNELAPKAAAPAKKK; from the coding sequence ATGACTCGTCTTCGTGCCATCTGTACCGCGGTTGCTCTGGTTTGCGCCAGCGGCCAGGTTTTTGCCGATACCGCCAGCCATAACGCCAGTGCCGAAGCCTTCCTTACCCTGGCCCACGCTGACAAGCTGGGTACCCCGGTGTACATGCAAGTGCAGCAAATGTTTGCCCAGCGTTTCGAACAAACCAAGGCACCTGCCGCCAAGCAGTCCGTACTGGACAGCTACCAGGCCAAGGCCAACGCCGCTCTGGACCAAGCCATCGGCTGGCCGAAGCTGAAGCCGGACATGGTCAAGCTCTACACCACCAACTTCAGCGAATCCGAGCTCAAGGATCTGGTAGCCTTCTACCAGTCGCCACTGGGCAAGAAAGTCCTGGAAAAAATGCCGCAACTGACCCAGCAATCGGCCCAGATGACCCAGGCCAAGCTGGAAAGCGCCGTGCCGGTGGTGAACAAACTGCTGGAAGACATGACCAACGAGCTGGCGCCAAAAGCCGCCGCACCGGCCAAGAAGAAGTAA
- a CDS encoding AcvB/VirJ family lysyl-phosphatidylglycerol hydrolase, whose protein sequence is MKRRNLFFYAALLAVCLIGPMAIYTANQPTLQPFPVIMRPIAVSPARHELVILYSGDRGWEALEKAVSHNLNQRGYGVLGISTLAYFWHEQPLADSAAQLDALITAYRKEWDVPRVWLIGYSFGANVLPAIINRLTPQNRARISQLTLLDPTEDVFLEIELGDDMRVGWFNRVSQTWRHARRPVIHHDPLPALFELKGQMPVNCFHSTENADGLCSQPSRPEWVTSTWIDASHTFNRDYDGLTQRLIEQHPNAPAGP, encoded by the coding sequence ATGAAACGCAGAAACTTGTTCTTCTACGCCGCCCTGCTGGCGGTCTGCCTGATCGGGCCAATGGCTATCTATACCGCCAACCAGCCGACCCTGCAGCCTTTCCCGGTGATTATGCGCCCCATTGCGGTGTCTCCTGCCAGGCACGAACTGGTGATTCTCTATTCCGGCGACAGAGGCTGGGAGGCATTGGAAAAGGCCGTAAGCCACAACCTGAACCAGCGCGGTTATGGTGTGCTGGGCATCAGTACGCTGGCGTATTTCTGGCATGAACAACCCCTCGCGGACTCGGCCGCACAGCTGGACGCACTGATCACGGCTTACCGCAAGGAGTGGGATGTGCCACGGGTATGGCTGATTGGCTACTCTTTCGGCGCCAACGTCCTGCCTGCGATCATCAACCGGCTCACACCGCAAAACCGTGCACGCATCTCGCAACTGACCCTGCTGGACCCCACAGAAGATGTGTTCCTGGAAATTGAACTGGGTGACGACATGCGTGTGGGCTGGTTCAACCGTGTCAGCCAGACCTGGCGACACGCGCGCCGGCCGGTCATCCACCATGATCCACTGCCGGCCTTGTTTGAGTTGAAAGGACAAATGCCGGTCAACTGCTTCCACTCCACGGAAAATGCAGACGGCCTGTGCAGCCAGCCGTCACGTCCCGAGTGGGTCACCTCAACCTGGATCGACGCCAGCCATACCTTCAATCGCGATTACGACGGTTTGACCCAACGCCTTATCGAACAGCATCCAAACGCACCCGCCGGGCCTTGA
- a CDS encoding rhodanese-related sulfurtransferase has product MTQPIVVAALYKFVTLEDYVALREPLLQAMVDNGIKGTLLIAEEGINGTVSGSREGIDGLMAWLKNDPRMDDIDHKESYCDDQPFYRTKVKLKKEIVTLGVEGIDPNKKVGTYVEPQDWNALINDPEVLLIDTRNDYEVSIGTFEGAIDPKTTSFREFPDYIKANFDPAKHKKVAMFCTGGIRCEKASSYMLSEGFDEVYHLKGGILKYLEEVPQAETKWQGDCFVFDNRVTVRHDLSEGDYDQCHACRTPVSVEDRASEHYVAGISCPHCWDKLPEKTRRSAIDRQKQIELAKARNMPHPIGFNYKQTPSEA; this is encoded by the coding sequence ATGACTCAACCCATCGTCGTGGCGGCACTGTATAAGTTCGTCACCCTCGAAGACTACGTCGCCCTGCGCGAGCCACTGCTGCAGGCAATGGTCGACAACGGCATCAAAGGCACCTTGCTGATCGCCGAAGAAGGCATCAACGGCACCGTTTCCGGCAGCCGCGAAGGCATTGATGGCCTGATGGCCTGGCTGAAGAACGACCCACGCATGGACGACATCGACCACAAAGAGTCGTACTGCGACGACCAGCCGTTCTACCGCACCAAGGTCAAGCTCAAGAAAGAGATCGTGACCCTGGGCGTCGAAGGCATCGACCCGAACAAAAAAGTCGGCACCTACGTCGAGCCGCAGGACTGGAACGCACTGATCAATGACCCTGAAGTCCTGTTGATCGACACGCGCAACGACTACGAAGTGTCGATCGGCACCTTTGAGGGCGCAATCGACCCGAAAACCACCAGTTTTCGCGAATTTCCCGACTACATCAAAGCCAACTTCGACCCGGCCAAGCACAAGAAAGTCGCCATGTTCTGCACCGGCGGCATTCGTTGCGAGAAAGCTTCCAGCTATATGCTCAGCGAAGGCTTCGACGAGGTTTACCACCTTAAAGGCGGCATCCTGAAGTACCTCGAAGAAGTACCGCAGGCGGAGACCAAATGGCAGGGCGACTGTTTTGTGTTCGACAATCGCGTGACCGTGCGCCACGACCTGAGCGAAGGCGACTACGATCAATGTCATGCCTGTCGTACACCGGTCAGCGTAGAAGACCGCGCGTCCGAGCACTATGTGGCTGGCATCAGTTGCCCGCATTGCTGGGATAAGCTGCCGGAGAAGACCCGTCGCAGTGCCATCGACCGACAAAAGCAGATCGAGCTGGCCAAGGCCCGCAACATGCCGCACCCGATTGGCTTCAACTATAAGCAAACCCCTTCCGAGGCCTGA
- a CDS encoding class II fumarate hydratase has translation MSRIETDSLGEVSVPDDAYWGAQTQRSLVNFAIGEQRMPLAVLHALALIKKAAARVNDRNGDLPADIARLIEQAADEVLDGQHDDQFPLVVWQTGSGTQSNMNANEVIAGRANELSGKTRGGKSPVHPNDHVNRSQSSNDCFPTAMSIAAVQAVHQRLLPAIATLSGGLAELAARHMKLVKTGRTHMMDATPITFGQEVSAFIAQLDYAERAIRSALPAVCELAQGGTAVGTGLNSPHGFGEAIASELAALSGLPFVTAPNKFAALSGHEPLVTLHGALKTLAVALMKLANDLRLLGSGPRAGLAEVKLPANEPGSSIMPGKVNPTQCEALSMLACQVLGNDVTIGIAASQGHLQLNVYKPVIIHNLLESIRLLADGCNNFQEHCIAGLEPDAEQMAEHLERGLMLVTALNPHIGYDKSAQIAKKAYAEGLTLRQAAVDLGYLTDEEFDQWVRPENMLEAGH, from the coding sequence ATGAGCCGTATCGAAACCGACAGCCTGGGAGAAGTCAGCGTCCCGGATGACGCTTACTGGGGTGCGCAGACCCAACGCTCACTGGTGAATTTCGCCATCGGCGAGCAACGCATGCCCCTGGCGGTATTGCACGCCCTGGCCCTGATCAAGAAAGCCGCGGCACGGGTCAATGACCGCAACGGCGACCTGCCCGCCGATATCGCCCGCCTGATCGAACAGGCCGCCGACGAGGTGCTCGACGGCCAGCACGACGACCAGTTTCCACTGGTGGTATGGCAGACCGGCAGCGGCACCCAAAGCAATATGAACGCCAATGAAGTGATCGCCGGCCGCGCCAACGAGCTGTCGGGCAAGACCCGTGGCGGCAAAAGCCCGGTACACCCTAACGATCATGTGAACCGCTCACAAAGCTCTAACGATTGCTTCCCTACGGCCATGAGCATTGCGGCGGTGCAGGCGGTCCATCAACGCCTGTTACCGGCGATCGCCACGCTTTCCGGCGGTTTGGCGGAGTTGGCCGCACGCCATATGAAGCTGGTGAAAACCGGCCGTACCCATATGATGGACGCCACGCCAATCACCTTCGGCCAGGAAGTCTCGGCCTTTATCGCCCAACTCGACTACGCCGAGCGCGCCATCCGCAGCGCCCTGCCCGCCGTGTGCGAGTTGGCCCAGGGCGGCACCGCCGTGGGCACCGGGCTAAATTCGCCGCATGGCTTTGGTGAGGCAATTGCTTCGGAGCTGGCCGCCTTGTCCGGCTTGCCGTTCGTCACCGCCCCAAACAAGTTCGCCGCCCTCTCCGGCCACGAGCCACTGGTGACTTTGCACGGTGCACTGAAAACCCTGGCGGTGGCGCTGATGAAGCTCGCCAACGACCTGCGTCTGTTGGGCTCTGGCCCACGCGCCGGGTTGGCCGAGGTCAAGTTGCCGGCCAACGAACCGGGCAGCTCGATCATGCCCGGCAAGGTCAACCCGACCCAGTGCGAAGCGCTGTCGATGCTGGCCTGCCAGGTACTGGGCAATGACGTGACTATCGGTATCGCCGCCAGCCAGGGTCACCTGCAACTGAACGTGTACAAGCCGGTGATCATCCACAACCTGCTCGAATCGATCCGCCTGTTGGCCGATGGCTGCAACAACTTCCAGGAGCACTGCATCGCAGGCCTTGAGCCGGATGCCGAGCAAATGGCCGAGCACCTGGAGCGCGGCTTGATGCTGGTAACGGCGCTCAACCCGCATATCGGCTACGACAAGTCGGCGCAGATTGCCAAGAAGGCGTATGCCGAAGGCTTGACGCTACGCCAGGCCGCGGTGGATCTGGGCTACCTGACTGATGAAGAGTTCGATCAGTGGGTGCGCCCGGAAAACATGCTCGAAGCCGGACATTAA
- a CDS encoding ABC transporter ATP-binding protein, whose protein sequence is MPDESKRIDRLTWAEIRRLALRHKKSLWIANGVAVLATLCSVPIPLLLPLLVDEVLLGHGDAALKVMNHALPLGWQKAVGYIGLMLLVTLCLRCGALVFNVVQARLFARLAKDIVYRIRVRLIERLKRISLGEYESLGSGTVTTHLVTDLDTLDKFVGETLSRFLVAMLTLVGTSAILVWMHWQLALLILLFNPLVIYATVQLGKRVKHLKKLENDSTSRFTQALTETLDAIQEVRAGNRQGFFLGRLGQRAQEVRDYAIHSQWKTDASSRASGLLFQFGIDIFRAAAMLTVLFSDLSIGQMLAVFSYLWFMIGPVEQLLNLQYAYYAAGGALTRINELLARADEPQYAGGEDPFTGRETVGIEVRGLNFGYGEELVLDQLNLTIAPGEKVAIVGASGGGKSTLVQLLLGLYTPQAGSIRFGGATQQEIGLATIRENVAVVLQHPALFNDTVRANLTMGRARSDQACWQALEIAQLDATVKALPLGLDSVVGRSGVRFSGGQRQRLAIARMVLAEPKVVILDEATSALDAATEYNLHQALARFLSGRTTLIIAHRLSAVKQADRVLVFDGGHIAEDGDHQQLIADGGLYAKLYGHLQQVR, encoded by the coding sequence GTGCCGGATGAGTCCAAACGCATCGACCGACTGACCTGGGCGGAAATTCGCCGCCTGGCCCTGCGTCACAAAAAATCCCTGTGGATCGCCAATGGCGTTGCCGTATTGGCGACCCTGTGCAGCGTGCCTATCCCTTTGCTGTTGCCGTTGCTGGTCGACGAAGTGCTGCTGGGCCACGGTGATGCAGCCCTCAAGGTGATGAACCACGCGTTGCCACTGGGGTGGCAGAAGGCCGTCGGTTATATCGGCCTGATGCTGTTGGTGACCTTGTGCCTGCGCTGCGGCGCGCTGGTGTTCAACGTGGTGCAGGCGCGGCTGTTCGCGCGGCTGGCCAAGGATATTGTGTACCGTATCCGCGTGCGCCTGATCGAACGGCTCAAGCGGATCTCCCTGGGCGAATACGAAAGCCTGGGCAGTGGCACGGTGACCACCCATCTGGTCACCGACCTGGACACGCTGGACAAGTTTGTCGGCGAAACCCTCAGCCGCTTCCTGGTAGCGATGCTCACGCTGGTGGGCACCTCGGCGATCCTGGTGTGGATGCATTGGCAGCTGGCGCTGTTGATCCTGCTGTTCAACCCCTTGGTGATCTATGCCACGGTGCAGTTGGGCAAACGCGTCAAACACCTGAAGAAGCTGGAGAACGACAGCACCTCGCGCTTCACCCAGGCGCTCACCGAAACCCTGGACGCCATCCAGGAAGTGCGCGCCGGCAACCGTCAGGGCTTTTTCCTTGGGCGCCTGGGCCAGCGCGCCCAGGAAGTGCGTGACTACGCGATCCACTCGCAATGGAAAACCGACGCCTCCAGCCGCGCCAGCGGCTTGTTGTTCCAGTTCGGCATCGACATCTTCCGCGCGGCAGCGATGCTCACCGTGTTGTTTTCCGACCTGTCCATCGGCCAGATGCTCGCGGTGTTCAGTTACTTGTGGTTCATGATCGGCCCGGTGGAACAACTGCTGAACCTGCAATACGCCTACTACGCGGCGGGTGGTGCGCTCACGCGTATCAACGAGCTGCTGGCACGCGCCGACGAGCCGCAATATGCCGGCGGCGAAGACCCGTTCACCGGGCGTGAAACTGTCGGTATCGAGGTGCGTGGCCTCAACTTCGGCTATGGCGAAGAGCTGGTGCTTGACCAACTGAACCTGACCATCGCACCGGGCGAGAAGGTCGCGATCGTGGGTGCCAGCGGCGGCGGCAAAAGTACCCTGGTGCAACTGCTGCTCGGGCTCTATACGCCACAGGCTGGCAGTATTCGTTTTGGTGGTGCCACCCAGCAGGAAATCGGCCTGGCGACCATTCGCGAGAACGTCGCGGTGGTGCTGCAACACCCGGCGCTGTTCAACGACACCGTGCGCGCCAACCTGACCATGGGCCGTGCCCGCAGTGACCAAGCCTGTTGGCAGGCACTGGAAATCGCCCAGTTGGATGCTACCGTCAAGGCACTGCCGTTGGGCCTGGACAGTGTGGTGGGACGCTCGGGTGTGCGTTTTTCCGGCGGGCAGCGCCAACGCCTGGCCATCGCGCGCATGGTGCTGGCCGAGCCAAAAGTGGTGATACTCGACGAGGCCACCTCGGCCCTGGACGCCGCTACCGAGTACAACCTGCACCAGGCGCTGGCGCGGTTTCTCAGTGGGCGTACTACACTGATCATCGCCCACAGGCTATCTGCAGTGAAACAGGCAGACCGGGTACTGGTGTTTGATGGTGGGCATATCGCCGAAGATGGCGACCATCAGCAGTTGATTGCCGATGGAGGGTTGTACGCCAAACTCTATGGGCATCTGCAACAAGTGCGTTGA
- a CDS encoding DsbA family protein, with protein MCSWCWGFAPVAQALVEQAQAAGVDVHLVVGGLRTGSGAALEPTTRRYILEHWQAVTDATGQPFKREGALPDGFVYDTEPACRAIVTARSLAPDCAWTLLGLIQRAFYVEGRDVTLASVLVELAEQAGIPRIEFAGAFDRAEQHAATAADFTWVQDLGIAGFPTLLAERNGQLALLTNGYQPLSELSPLLARWLERATCAG; from the coding sequence ATGTGTTCCTGGTGCTGGGGCTTTGCCCCGGTGGCGCAGGCGCTGGTTGAGCAGGCCCAGGCGGCCGGCGTGGATGTACACCTGGTGGTGGGCGGTTTGCGCACCGGCAGCGGCGCGGCGCTGGAGCCGACCACGCGGCGCTATATCCTTGAGCACTGGCAGGCCGTCACCGACGCCACCGGCCAGCCGTTCAAGCGCGAAGGTGCGTTGCCCGACGGTTTTGTCTATGACACCGAGCCTGCATGCCGCGCCATCGTCACCGCGCGCAGCCTGGCGCCGGATTGTGCCTGGACCCTGCTGGGGCTGATCCAGCGTGCGTTTTATGTCGAAGGCCGCGATGTAACCCTCGCCAGCGTGCTGGTGGAGCTGGCCGAGCAGGCCGGTATTCCGCGCATCGAGTTTGCCGGTGCGTTCGACCGCGCCGAGCAACATGCAGCAACGGCGGCCGACTTTACCTGGGTGCAGGACCTGGGCATTGCCGGTTTCCCGACTTTGCTGGCCGAGCGTAATGGCCAGCTGGCGTTGCTGACCAACGGCTATCAGCCGTTGTCCGAGCTGTCGCCTTTGCTCGCCCGATGGCTGGAGCGAGCCACCTGTGCCGGATGA
- a CDS encoding TenA family transcriptional regulator, whose product MEASSYPAWAQQLILDCSESKRRVVEHELYQRMRDNTLSAKTMRHYLIGGWPVVEQFALYMAQNLTKTKFARHPGEDMARRWLMRNIRVELNHADYWVHWARAHGVSLEELQAQNVPPELHALSHWCWHTSSADSLIVAIAATNYAIEGATGEWSAVVCSTGVYAAAFPEEDRKRAMKWLKMHAQYDDAHPWEALEIICTLAGMNPSKALQVELRQAVCKSYDYMYLFLESCMRLENEKAKAPAAVRERQVRVASEA is encoded by the coding sequence ATGGAAGCCTCGAGTTACCCAGCCTGGGCGCAACAATTGATCCTGGACTGTAGCGAGAGCAAGCGCCGCGTTGTCGAACACGAACTGTACCAGCGCATGCGTGACAACACGCTCAGCGCCAAGACCATGCGCCACTACCTTATCGGTGGCTGGCCAGTGGTTGAACAGTTTGCCTTGTACATGGCACAGAACCTCACCAAGACCAAGTTTGCCCGTCATCCTGGGGAGGATATGGCGCGCCGGTGGCTGATGCGCAATATTCGCGTGGAACTCAACCACGCCGACTATTGGGTGCACTGGGCGCGTGCCCACGGGGTAAGCCTGGAAGAGTTGCAAGCGCAGAACGTACCACCGGAGTTGCACGCACTGAGTCACTGGTGCTGGCACACCAGCTCGGCCGATTCGTTGATCGTGGCGATTGCCGCGACCAACTACGCGATCGAGGGGGCGACCGGGGAGTGGTCCGCCGTGGTGTGCTCGACCGGTGTGTATGCGGCCGCCTTTCCTGAAGAAGACCGCAAGCGCGCCATGAAGTGGTTGAAGATGCACGCGCAATACGACGACGCCCACCCTTGGGAAGCGCTGGAAATCATCTGCACGCTGGCTGGGATGAACCCAAGCAAAGCCCTGCAGGTAGAACTGCGTCAAGCGGTGTGCAAGAGCTACGACTACATGTACCTGTTTTTGGAAAGTTGCATGCGGTTGGAGAACGAAAAAGCAAAGGCGCCAGCAGCCGTTCGCGAACGTCAGGTTCGTGTCGCCAGCGAGGCGTGA
- a CDS encoding BolA family transcriptional regulator, whose protein sequence is MTMQQRIETALAALSPQHLNVLDESHMHSRGLQTHFKAVLVSPQFEGLNRVKRHQTVYATLGDLMSEFHALALHTYTPEEWAKIDAAPASPTCAGGHD, encoded by the coding sequence ATGACCATGCAACAGCGTATCGAAACGGCGCTTGCCGCCCTGAGCCCGCAACACTTGAACGTGCTGGATGAAAGCCATATGCACAGCCGTGGGTTGCAGACCCACTTCAAGGCCGTGCTGGTCAGCCCGCAGTTCGAGGGGCTCAACCGCGTCAAGCGCCACCAGACGGTCTACGCCACCCTGGGTGACCTGATGAGCGAATTTCATGCGTTGGCGCTGCATACCTACACGCCCGAAGAATGGGCGAAAATCGACGCAGCCCCGGCCTCGCCGACCTGCGCCGGCGGGCATGACTAA
- a CDS encoding EAL domain-containing protein: MKQKRTLGVTLSRPRLLGIVWPFIAVVLFQALLGCVSLYMLSAVRGYVAGESLWSKGQKDAIYYLTLYADNRDEATFLKYQQAIAVPQGGHELRVALDHPAPDLAAARLGILKGGNHPDDVSSLIWLYLNFRHFSYLEKAIELWTVGDGYLVQLDDLAQAMHRAIRSNQVSPGDIADWKTRIIAINDGVTPAAKAFSDALGEGSRMILRLLLITNLATALGLIVLALMRTHKLLTQRHAFATALQAEKERAQITLESIGDGVITTDVDGAIAYMNPAAEALTHWKTAQAQGLPLAALFNLLDENAEPDGFALIEHIIKGELSGGSEHSKLIQRVDGSTVSVTLVGAPIRSGGKVSGAVLVLHDMTQERQYIANLSWQATHDALTGLANRREFEFRLEQVLQQVARQQSGRHALMFLDLDQFKLVNDTCGHAAGDELLRHICALLQSDLREGDTLARLGGDEFGILLENCPAAVAEKIAESLRHTVQSLHFVWKGRPFMTTVSIGLVHISQSPTTLETSLRAADMACYMAKEKGRNRVQVYHADDSELSLRFGEMAWVQRLHMALEEDRFCLYSQEISPLGHTDGGNGHIEILLRLHDEAGRIILPDSFIPAAERYGLMTSLDRWVVENVFKIIAGCMQERAGRPMAMCAINLSGITIGDDDFLGFLREKFEAYSIPPEMICFEITETSAIANLGSAIRFINELKALGCHFSLDDFCAGMSSFAYLKHLPVDFLKIDGSFVKDMLDDPINRAMVEVINHIGHVMGKRTIAEFVETPLIEQALLEIGVDYAQGYLIERPQLFTFDSLQCRPVRPQPLLFKAPGTFR; encoded by the coding sequence ATGAAGCAAAAGCGTACTCTCGGAGTGACGTTAAGCAGGCCGCGGTTGCTGGGCATTGTCTGGCCTTTTATCGCCGTCGTGCTGTTCCAGGCATTGCTGGGCTGCGTCAGCCTTTACATGCTGTCGGCGGTGCGCGGCTACGTGGCAGGCGAGAGCTTGTGGTCCAAGGGCCAGAAAGATGCCATCTACTACCTGACCCTTTACGCCGATAACCGCGACGAAGCGACCTTCCTCAAATACCAGCAAGCCATCGCCGTGCCCCAGGGCGGCCATGAGTTGCGGGTGGCGCTGGACCATCCCGCGCCTGACCTTGCGGCCGCGCGCCTGGGCATACTCAAGGGCGGCAACCACCCCGATGACGTGTCCAGCCTGATCTGGCTGTACCTCAACTTTCGTCATTTCAGCTACCTGGAAAAAGCCATCGAGTTGTGGACCGTGGGCGATGGCTACCTGGTGCAACTCGATGACCTGGCCCAGGCGATGCACCGCGCGATCCGCAGCAATCAGGTCAGCCCTGGCGACATTGCTGACTGGAAGACGCGCATCATCGCCATCAACGACGGCGTGACGCCCGCCGCCAAGGCCTTCAGTGATGCCTTGGGCGAAGGTTCGCGGATGATCCTGCGCCTGTTGCTGATCACCAACCTGGCCACTGCGCTGGGCTTGATCGTGCTGGCGCTGATGCGTACCCACAAGCTGCTGACCCAGCGCCACGCCTTCGCCACTGCGTTGCAAGCCGAGAAGGAGCGGGCGCAGATCACCCTGGAGTCGATTGGTGACGGGGTGATTACCACGGATGTCGACGGCGCCATTGCCTACATGAACCCGGCCGCCGAGGCGCTGACCCATTGGAAGACCGCCCAGGCCCAGGGGTTGCCGCTGGCGGCGTTGTTCAACCTGCTGGATGAGAATGCCGAGCCCGATGGCTTCGCCCTGATCGAGCACATCATCAAGGGCGAACTCAGTGGCGGCAGCGAGCATTCCAAGCTGATCCAGCGCGTGGACGGCAGCACGGTGTCAGTCACGCTGGTAGGTGCGCCGATTCGCAGTGGCGGCAAGGTCAGTGGCGCGGTGCTGGTGTTGCACGACATGACCCAGGAGCGCCAGTACATCGCCAACCTGTCGTGGCAGGCGACCCACGATGCCTTGACGGGCCTGGCCAACCGCCGCGAATTCGAGTTCCGGCTGGAGCAAGTGCTGCAACAGGTAGCGCGCCAGCAGAGCGGGCGGCATGCCTTGATGTTCCTCGACCTCGACCAGTTCAAGCTGGTCAACGACACCTGCGGGCATGCGGCGGGCGATGAATTGCTGCGGCATATTTGCGCGTTGCTGCAATCGGACCTGCGCGAAGGTGACACCCTGGCGCGCCTGGGCGGCGACGAGTTCGGCATTCTGTTGGAGAACTGCCCGGCAGCGGTGGCCGAAAAGATCGCCGAAAGCCTGCGCCATACCGTGCAAAGCCTGCACTTTGTGTGGAAGGGCCGGCCGTTCATGACCACCGTGAGCATTGGCCTGGTGCATATCTCGCAATCGCCGACCACCCTGGAAACCTCGCTGCGCGCCGCCGACATGGCCTGCTATATGGCCAAGGAAAAGGGCCGCAACCGGGTGCAGGTCTACCATGCCGATGACTCGGAATTGTCCCTGCGCTTTGGCGAAATGGCCTGGGTGCAGCGCCTGCACATGGCCCTGGAGGAAGATCGTTTTTGCCTCTACTCCCAGGAAATCTCACCACTGGGCCACACCGATGGCGGCAATGGCCATATTGAGATCCTCCTGCGCCTGCACGACGAGGCAGGCCGGATCATCCTGCCGGACAGTTTTATTCCGGCTGCCGAACGTTACGGTCTGATGACTTCGCTGGATCGTTGGGTGGTGGAAAACGTATTTAAGATTATTGCCGGTTGTATGCAAGAGCGTGCGGGCCGTCCTATGGCTATGTGTGCGATTAATCTGTCAGGCATAACTATCGGAGATGATGATTTTCTCGGATTTTTACGTGAGAAATTCGAGGCTTACAGCATTCCGCCGGAAATGATTTGTTTTGAAATAACAGAGACCAGTGCTATTGCCAATTTGGGTAGTGCAATCCGTTTTATTAATGAACTCAAGGCCTTAGGTTGCCATTTTTCACTCGATGACTTTTGTGCCGGAATGTCCTCGTTCGCCTATCTTAAACATTTGCCTGTAGACTTCCTGAAGATCGACGGGAGTTTCGTAAAGGATATGCTGGACGACCCGATTAACCGTGCCATGGTCGAAGTGATCAACCACATCGGCCATGTCATGGGTAAGCGCACAATTGCCGAATTTGTTGAAACACCGCTGATCGAACAGGCTTTACTTGAGATCGGTGTGGATTATGCTCAGGGATACCTGATCGAACGTCCGCAATTGTTTACCTTTGATAGTCTGCAGTGCCGACCCGTGCGGCCGCAGCCACTGTTGTTCAAGGCGCCCGGCACATTCCGCTGA
- a CDS encoding DMT family transporter, giving the protein MHISSGRWVYGFLLTLLTALLWGILPIKLKQVLQVMDPVTVTWFRLVVAGSCLFIYLALSKRLPSRKVLGPKGGWLVAMAVCGLVGNYVLYLVGLKMLSPGTAQLVVQMGPIFLMIASVFVFKERFSLGQGVGLVVLILGFGLFFNQRLAELLTSMGTYTAGVLTILLATTIWVFYALGQKQLLTVWNSLQVMMVIYLSCALLLTPWAHPLEALQLSPLQGWLLLACCMNTLVAYGAFAEALAHWEASRVSATLALTPLVTFVAVALAAWLWPDYVQAEQINAVGYAGALVVVLGSATVALAPSLLAGLKARRVRLDAVR; this is encoded by the coding sequence ATGCACATTTCTTCGGGCCGCTGGGTCTATGGTTTTCTCCTGACCCTGCTGACCGCGCTGCTCTGGGGCATTCTGCCGATCAAGCTCAAACAAGTGTTGCAGGTGATGGACCCGGTCACCGTCACCTGGTTTCGCCTGGTGGTAGCGGGTAGCTGTCTGTTTATCTACCTGGCGCTGAGCAAACGCTTGCCAAGTCGCAAGGTGCTTGGCCCCAAGGGCGGCTGGCTGGTGGCGATGGCCGTGTGCGGGCTGGTGGGCAACTATGTGTTGTACCTGGTCGGCCTGAAAATGCTCAGCCCCGGGACTGCACAGCTGGTGGTGCAGATGGGGCCGATCTTTTTGATGATCGCCAGTGTGTTCGTGTTCAAGGAGCGTTTCAGCCTGGGGCAGGGCGTGGGGCTGGTGGTGCTGATCCTGGGCTTTGGTCTGTTCTTCAACCAGCGCCTGGCTGAGCTGCTGACCTCCATGGGCACTTACACGGCGGGCGTGTTGACGATTCTGTTGGCTACCACCATCTGGGTGTTCTACGCCCTGGGCCAAAAGCAATTGCTGACCGTGTGGAATTCGTTGCAGGTGATGATGGTGATCTACCTCTCGTGCGCGCTGTTGCTCACGCCCTGGGCGCATCCGCTTGAGGCGTTGCAATTGAGTCCGCTGCAAGGCTGGTTGCTGCTCGCGTGCTGCATGAACACGCTGGTGGCTTATGGTGCATTTGCCGAGGCGCTGGCGCATTGGGAGGCGTCGCGAGTGAGCGCAACCTTGGCGCTGACGCCGCTGGTGACCTTTGTGGCGGTGGCTTTGGCGGCATGGCTGTGGCCGGACTATGTGCAGGCTGAACAGATCAATGCCGTGGGGTATGCCGGGGCATTGGTGGTGGTACTGGGCTCGGCGACCGTGGCGCTGGCGCCATCGCTGCTGGCCGGGCTCAAGGCCCGGCGGGTGCGTTTGGATGCTGTTCGATAA